The Triticum dicoccoides isolate Atlit2015 ecotype Zavitan chromosome 6A, WEW_v2.0, whole genome shotgun sequence genome has a window encoding:
- the LOC119314300 gene encoding putative mannan endo-1,4-beta-mannosidase 9, giving the protein MGTSNARRLMVVSCLAVLALAAGARRPSVHHAAAPSAAAPAPSNGGVEAKVGGFARADGARFTVGGRPFYPNGFNAYWLMYMASNPGDRSKVLATLDQASHVGATVIRTWAFNDGGSNRPLQITPGVYSEDVFLGLDFVIAEAKKRGLYLILSLANNWGDFGGKKQYVQWAKDQGHNLGSEDDFFTDRHTQNLYMNHIKRVLTRVNNFTGVAYKDEPTIFAWELMNEPRVPSDLSGKTMQAWVALMSSYVKSIDDKHMVEIGLEGFYGDSSPERKRFNPGGSYSAGTDFIGNNRIPTVDFATIHSYPDQWVPGSTSEQQVEFMKKWLASHTEDAAAALRKPLLVAEFGWKSSGNAVAARDDYFRLVYDAIYASVKGGGPCAGALFWQVLAPGMESWADGYEVVLERSSTTAALVSQECARIGKITP; this is encoded by the exons ATGGGCACCAGCAACGCCCGGCGGCTGATGGTCGTGTCGTGCCTGGCCGTCCTGGCGCTCGCGGCCGGGGCGCGCCGGCCGAGCGTCCACCACGCCGCCGCACCAAGCGCTGCGGCGCCGGCTCCCAGCAACGGCGGAGTAGAGGCGAAGGTCGGCGGGTTCGCGAGGGCGGACGGGGCGCGGTTCACGGTGGGCGGCCGGCCGTTCTACCCGAACGGCTTCAACGCCTACTGGCTCATGTACATGGCGTCCAACCCCGGCGACCGGAGCAAGGTGCTCGCCACGCTTGACCAGGCGTCCCACGTCGGCGCGACGGTCATCAGGACGTGGGCCTTCAACGACGGCGGGAGCAACCGGCCGCTGCAGATCACCCCCGGCGTCTACAGCGAGGACGTGTTCCTG GGACTAGATTTCGTGATCGCCGAAGCGAAGAAGCGAGGTCTCTACTTGATCCTGAGCCTGGCAAACAACTGGGGTGACTTTGGCGGGAAGAAACAATACGTGCAGTGGGCCAAAGACCAGGGCCACAACCTGGGCTCCGAAGACGACTTCTTCACGGACCGCCACACCCAGAACTTGTACATGAACCACATCAAG AGGGTGCTCACCAGAGTCAACAACTTCACGGGAGTGGCGTACAAGGACGAGCCCACCATCTTTGCATGGGAGCTGATGAACGAGCCCCGCGTCCCCAGCGACCTCTCCGGGAAGACCATGCAGGCCTGGGTGGCGCTCATGTCCTCCTACGTCAAGTCCATCGACGATAAGCACATGGTGGAGATCGGCCTCGAGGGGTTCTACGGCGACTCCTCGCCGGAGCGCAAGCGGTTCAACCCGGGCGGCAGTTACAGCGCGGGCACCGACTTCATCGGAAACAACCGCATCCCCACCGTCGACTTCGCCACCATCCACTCCTACCCCGACCAGTG GGTGCCGGGGTCGACGAGCGAGCAGCAGGTGGAGTTCATGAAGAAATGGTTGGCGTCGCACacggaggacgcggcggcggcgctgcggaaGCCGCTGCTGGTGGCGGAGTTCGGATGGAAGTCGAGCGGCAACGCGGTGGCGGCGCGCGACGACTACTTCCGCTTGGTGTACGACGCCATCTACGCGTCGGTGAAGGGGGGCGGGCCGTGCGCCGGGGCCCTCTTCTGGCAGGTGTTGGCGCCCGGGATGGAGAGCTGGGCCGACGGGTACGAGGTCGTGcttgagcgcagctccaccaccgccgccctcgTCTCCCAGGAGTGCGCTAGGATCGGCAAAATCACGCCGTGA